In one Candidatus Zixiibacteriota bacterium genomic region, the following are encoded:
- a CDS encoding CPBP family intramembrane metalloprotease: MSTHSDRTINIMLCTTFLLVTLISVIFFLEYFDAAFPPSEIGVIMEREQAIRKAENVMAQMGVDIPDYSVTATFETDQQVDYFLQRELGIAALNRLTSSGELCLHYWRIVFFNPISKQRFIVGIAPDGHFDGFKSEITNIPQRSKPDQYVALEIAETFTNDIAGLDLSDFTLTAISIDEQTDRINHSFTWAREWRPLPEIDEEVLVTLRGESVSFFERFIKVPESHVRRVRNERSIRELFSAIGNALSFLVMLSAAIYTVRTISRREEVQWQYGVFLGFVVFLVAAVLPINNMFITSRTVTTTEGWMELLGSHSIMILLSSCVLGGQVVIYSALGQQLYARTFGSGSLARYCIHLGRRRFRRLLSKCAIGYGLAFMLIAYHMSCYLIGDSVGVWMPAKPRIGIASMSHIPIIGVIGAAFLASLIEESTFRLFCIPLFKKYLRTTIAAVILSALAWGINHAGHVIFPVYFRMIEITLIGIVYGVVFIKYGFVTVLTAHYLVDAIVGVSMTFPPSSLDYNVALIVVLVLPMLVAVGSHIVRGYIYGFKLDLFHEESVQAT, translated from the coding sequence TTGTCTACACACTCCGATCGGACCATCAATATAATGCTATGCACGACATTCCTTCTGGTAACCCTCATCTCCGTCATTTTCTTTCTTGAATACTTTGATGCCGCCTTTCCACCGTCGGAAATTGGTGTGATTATGGAGAGGGAACAAGCAATCCGCAAAGCTGAAAACGTTATGGCACAAATGGGAGTAGACATACCTGATTACAGCGTCACGGCGACATTTGAAACTGACCAGCAAGTCGATTACTTCCTCCAGCGGGAACTGGGTATAGCGGCACTTAATCGCCTGACAAGTTCCGGCGAATTGTGTCTCCATTACTGGAGAATTGTCTTCTTCAATCCCATCTCAAAGCAGCGGTTCATTGTTGGGATTGCCCCGGATGGCCATTTTGATGGATTCAAGAGCGAAATCACGAATATCCCACAGCGCAGTAAACCAGACCAGTATGTTGCTCTGGAGATTGCAGAGACATTCACCAATGATATCGCCGGCCTAGATTTGTCTGACTTTACTCTGACGGCAATATCGATTGATGAACAAACTGATCGGATCAATCATTCATTTACTTGGGCAAGGGAATGGCGGCCTTTACCAGAAATTGACGAAGAGGTGCTTGTCACCCTGCGCGGGGAGAGTGTGAGCTTCTTCGAACGATTTATCAAGGTTCCGGAATCACATGTCAGGAGAGTTCGAAACGAACGCTCCATCAGAGAGCTGTTTTCAGCTATTGGGAACGCACTATCATTTCTGGTCATGTTGAGTGCAGCAATCTACACGGTCCGTACAATATCAAGGCGGGAAGAGGTACAGTGGCAATACGGAGTATTCTTGGGATTCGTTGTGTTTCTGGTCGCTGCCGTACTGCCAATCAACAACATGTTCATCACTTCAAGGACTGTGACGACGACGGAAGGCTGGATGGAGCTTCTGGGTTCGCATTCCATTATGATCCTATTGAGTTCGTGCGTATTGGGAGGTCAGGTAGTGATCTATAGCGCACTCGGACAGCAGTTGTATGCTCGGACATTCGGATCGGGAAGCTTAGCGAGGTATTGTATTCACTTAGGTCGGCGTCGGTTTAGACGCCTTCTGAGCAAATGTGCAATTGGATATGGTCTCGCATTCATGCTCATAGCGTATCATATGTCTTGTTACTTGATTGGCGACAGCGTTGGTGTGTGGATGCCTGCCAAACCAAGAATTGGCATTGCGTCAATGTCTCACATACCCATCATTGGTGTAATCGGGGCAGCCTTCCTCGCTTCTTTGATAGAGGAAAGCACGTTCCGTTTATTCTGCATTCCACTATTCAAGAAATATCTCCGGACGACCATCGCGGCTGTCATCCTGTCTGCATTGGCATGGGGCATCAATCATGCTGGGCATGTCATATTTCCAGTGTACTTCAGGATGATTGAAATAACACTCATAGGTATCGTCTACGGAGTTGTTTTTATTAAGTACGGGTTTGTAACCGTACTAACTGCGCACTACTTGGTGGATGCTATTGTCGGAGTGTCAATGACGTTCCCTCCATCATCTCTTGACTACAATGTGGCTCTTATTGTCGTGCTAGTATTGCCCATGCTCGTTGCTGTTGGCAGTCACATTGTCCGTGGCTATATCTATGGTTTTAAGTTGGATCTTTTTCATGAGGAAAGCGTGCAGGCAACCTGA